One Nostoc sp. UHCC 0302 DNA window includes the following coding sequences:
- a CDS encoding NADP-dependent isocitrate dehydrogenase, with the protein MYDKITPPTTGAKITFKNGEPIVPDNPIIPFIRGDGTGIDIWPATQKVLDAAVKKAYKGQRQISWFKVYAGDEACDLYGTYQYLPQDTLTAIEQYGVGIKGPLTTPIGGGIRSLNVALRQIFDLYACVRPCRYYAGTPSPHKNPEKLDVIVYRENTEDIYLGIEWRQGSEIGDRLIKILNEELIPATPEHGKKRIPLDSGIGIKPISKSGSQRLVRRAIKHALQLPKNKQQVTLVHKGNIMKYTEGAFRDWGYELATSEFRQETVTERESWILSNKEKNPNISLEENARQIDPGFDALTADKKAQIIKEVESVLNTIWETHGNGKWKDKILVNDRIADSIFQQIQTRPDEYSILATMNLNGDYLSDAAAAIVGGLGMGPGANIGDACAIFEATHGTAPKHAGLDKINPGSVILSGVMMLEFLGWQEAADLVKKGLGDAIANGQVTYDLARLLEPPVKPLKCSEFAEAIIQHFGE; encoded by the coding sequence ATGTACGACAAGATTACTCCCCCCACAACCGGAGCAAAAATCACCTTCAAAAATGGTGAACCTATTGTGCCAGATAATCCAATTATCCCCTTTATTCGGGGCGATGGCACGGGTATAGATATCTGGCCTGCTACCCAAAAAGTTCTTGATGCTGCGGTAAAAAAAGCATACAAGGGTCAGCGTCAGATTAGTTGGTTTAAGGTTTACGCTGGCGATGAAGCTTGCGATTTATACGGGACATACCAGTATTTACCCCAGGATACTTTGACAGCGATTGAACAATACGGTGTTGGCATTAAAGGCCCTTTAACTACCCCTATTGGAGGTGGTATTCGCTCTCTCAATGTGGCATTAAGGCAGATTTTTGACCTTTACGCCTGCGTGCGTCCTTGCCGCTACTATGCAGGTACGCCCTCACCGCACAAAAATCCCGAAAAACTGGATGTAATTGTTTATCGGGAAAATACAGAAGATATTTATTTGGGTATTGAGTGGCGACAAGGTAGCGAAATCGGCGATCGCTTGATTAAAATCCTCAATGAAGAACTGATTCCTGCCACCCCAGAACATGGTAAAAAGCGAATCCCCCTTGACTCTGGCATTGGTATCAAACCAATCAGTAAAAGTGGTTCCCAGCGCCTAGTCCGGCGTGCTATCAAACACGCGCTGCAACTACCCAAAAATAAGCAGCAGGTAACTTTGGTGCATAAGGGCAACATTATGAAGTACACCGAAGGCGCTTTCCGTGATTGGGGATATGAACTGGCAACTAGCGAATTTCGCCAAGAAACTGTCACCGAACGAGAATCTTGGATTTTGAGCAACAAGGAGAAGAATCCTAATATTTCCTTGGAAGAAAATGCCCGCCAGATTGATCCAGGGTTTGATGCCCTCACCGCAGACAAAAAAGCGCAAATTATCAAGGAGGTCGAAAGCGTTCTTAACACCATTTGGGAAACCCACGGTAATGGCAAATGGAAAGATAAAATTTTGGTGAATGACCGGATTGCTGACAGTATTTTTCAACAAATCCAAACCAGACCTGATGAGTATTCGATTCTGGCGACGATGAATTTGAACGGCGATTACTTATCAGATGCAGCAGCAGCAATTGTTGGTGGATTAGGCATGGGCCCAGGAGCAAATATTGGTGATGCCTGTGCCATATTTGAAGCTACTCACGGCACTGCACCCAAACACGCGGGGTTAGACAAAATTAATCCTGGTTCCGTGATTTTGTCTGGTGTGATGATGCTGGAGTTTCTGGGTTGGCAAGAAGCCGCAGACTTAGTTAAGAAAGGTTTAGGAGATGCGATCGCCAACGGTCAAGTTACCTACGATTTAGCGCGGTTACTAGAACCGCCTGTAAAACCTCTCAAGTGTTCTGAATTTGCCGAAGCGATAATTCAGCATTTTGGAGAGTAG
- a CDS encoding superoxide dismutase — MTINRRHFLFLLSAGTGAFALEACALAEKSSSGNQATPSPTASTTGAIKLPPLPYAYDALEPHIDAKTMQFHHDKHHATYVKNLNTALDKHPELKNKTIEELLRNLNTVPEDIRTTFRNNGGGHVNHSLFWAIMKPKGGGEPTGAIASAINQNFGSFAAFKKQFNEAGASRFGSGWVWLVRNKDGKLEVTTTANQDSPISEGKYPILGNDVWEHAYYLNYQNRRPDYLEAWWNVVNWDEINKRFAAASKFV; from the coding sequence ATGACTATTAATAGACGCCATTTTTTGTTCTTACTCTCAGCAGGTACAGGCGCTTTCGCATTGGAGGCTTGTGCATTGGCAGAGAAATCTTCTAGCGGGAACCAAGCAACTCCCAGCCCAACAGCAAGTACAACAGGGGCTATTAAATTACCGCCTTTACCTTACGCTTACGATGCACTCGAACCACACATAGATGCTAAAACGATGCAGTTTCACCATGATAAGCACCATGCAACTTATGTGAAAAATCTAAATACAGCCTTAGACAAACACCCAGAACTCAAAAATAAAACTATTGAAGAACTTTTGCGAAATCTTAACACTGTACCGGAAGATATTCGTACAACATTTCGCAACAATGGCGGTGGACACGTCAATCATTCACTTTTCTGGGCAATTATGAAGCCCAAAGGTGGAGGAGAACCTACAGGGGCGATCGCATCAGCGATTAATCAAAATTTTGGTAGTTTTGCAGCTTTCAAAAAACAGTTCAATGAGGCTGGAGCTAGTCGTTTTGGTAGTGGTTGGGTTTGGCTGGTTCGTAACAAAGATGGCAAATTAGAGGTAACAACTACAGCTAACCAAGACAGCCCTATAAGTGAAGGCAAGTATCCAATTCTAGGCAATGATGTCTGGGAACACGCGTATTATCTTAACTACCAGAATCGCCGTCCTGATTACTTAGAAGCTTGGTGGAACGTGGTTAACTGGGATGAAATTAACAAGAGATTTGCCGCAGCTAGCAAATTTGTCTGA
- a CDS encoding GUN4 domain-containing protein, translating to MTDPMIVSGTANDIDSFRLQLIAGSLQVQQQIIPQLADLGSEGLDVLMEFLLKRCNNPATWVDGKAYQALYNSDTPTAKEFLQTNFPEGIVPLKSECGINYNPLQQLLALQDFQAADRMTIQKMCEVAGPMALQRKWLYFTEVENFPTVDLQTINNLWLVHSEGKFGFSVQREIWLSLGKNWDNFWAKIGWKSGNNWTRYPNEFKWDLSAPRGHLPLSNQLRGVRVIASLFSHPAWSKNLEK from the coding sequence ATGACAGACCCAATGATTGTATCAGGCACTGCTAATGACATCGACTCCTTTCGCCTCCAGTTAATCGCTGGGTCTCTTCAAGTCCAACAACAAATCATCCCACAGTTGGCTGACCTGGGTAGTGAAGGATTAGATGTGCTGATGGAATTTTTACTGAAACGTTGCAACAACCCAGCGACTTGGGTGGATGGCAAAGCCTACCAAGCCCTCTACAATTCTGATACACCTACAGCCAAAGAGTTCCTACAAACTAATTTTCCTGAAGGAATTGTACCTCTAAAATCAGAGTGCGGGATTAATTACAATCCTTTGCAACAGCTATTAGCACTCCAAGACTTCCAAGCAGCCGATCGCATGACTATACAGAAAATGTGCGAAGTAGCAGGGCCAATGGCTTTGCAAAGAAAATGGTTGTATTTTACGGAAGTAGAAAATTTCCCTACTGTTGACTTGCAAACCATTAACAACCTGTGGTTAGTTCATTCCGAAGGTAAGTTTGGTTTTTCAGTACAACGTGAAATCTGGTTGAGTTTGGGTAAAAACTGGGACAATTTCTGGGCCAAAATTGGCTGGAAAAGTGGCAATAATTGGACGCGATATCCCAATGAATTTAAATGGGATCTCAGCGCCCCCAGAGGACATTTACCTCTTTCCAACCAACTGCGAGGAGTACGAGTAATTGCCTCGTTATTTTCTCATCCTGCTTGGTCTAAAAATCTAGAAAAGTGA
- a CDS encoding type II toxin-antitoxin system HicA family toxin translates to MPKLPSLTGKAVINAFEKERFQAVLPKGSHVQMGHEDGRLVTIPVHAGKTIGRGLLRKILHDAELTREEFLALLE, encoded by the coding sequence ATGCCAAAATTACCAAGTTTGACAGGAAAAGCAGTTATTAATGCTTTTGAAAAAGAAAGATTTCAAGCTGTGCTTCCAAAAGGTAGTCATGTGCAAATGGGACATGAAGATGGACGCTTAGTAACTATTCCTGTTCATGCTGGGAAAACAATTGGTAGAGGGTTACTACGCAAGATACTACACGATGCTGAACTGACAAGAGAGGAGTTTCTAGCATTGCTGGAATGA
- a CDS encoding type II toxin-antitoxin system HicB family antitoxin — protein MTNATKREFYVIIERDEDGYYVGEVPQLKACYSQGETIDELMTNIKEVIELCLEIDNEEELPEFVGIQKVVI, from the coding sequence ATGACAAATGCCACCAAACGAGAATTTTACGTAATTATTGAACGAGATGAAGATGGCTACTATGTCGGAGAAGTTCCTCAGTTGAAAGCCTGTTATAGCCAAGGAGAAACAATTGATGAATTGATGACGAATATTAAGGAAGTAATTGAACTTTGTTTAGAAATAGACAATGAGGAAGAACTCCCAGAATTCGTCGGTATTCAAAAGGTAGTAATTTAA